In the Archocentrus centrarchus isolate MPI-CPG fArcCen1 chromosome 19, fArcCen1, whole genome shotgun sequence genome, aaagtagaatgggaggcagagccttcagctctcaggcccctcttctgtggaaccagctcccagcctacttcactttgtcagaaagGCTCTATTTgagggattttctttttcttctttttcagttgTCTGGGGTTGCCCTCATCACTATAGGCGTGCTGCAGTACTCAACTTATTCAGAGATCGGCAGCTTCACAGGCAGCAACCTGTCTCAAATTGCCATAGTCCTCATTGCAGTGGGTGTCACCATAGCTTTCGTATCCCTCTTGGGCCACATCGGTGCATTCTTTAATAATTCATCTATGGTGGCTTGTGTAAGTACAGTAATTAATTTTTGCAGTTGATTACACAGCACAGAAATGAAGTTAAATGGAGATTCTCCCCAAATGCCTTTCTAACGAGCCCTGGAGATGTTTCAGTAGGCATGAAATTCCTCATTTTCACTCTGGTGAGGAAAGATATGAATCACTAACCGTCTTCACTTGGTTACTCTATAGTTCATCTGCATCCTGATAGTGATCATCCTTTTGGAAGTCCTCACAGGAGCTGCCTTTTACATATTTCGCAGCAGGGTGAGACACCTCCCAGTCCTTCCAAAAGGGAACTACTTGAGATCAAGGTCAAATTTTACCATTAGCAATGGTTCTCAAGAAATAATAGAGGTGACATTACTTTAAATCTATGTTCTAGTGCCGGCTCTGGTAATATgttaatctgattttttttttatctgtagaCTGCCCTTCTGCAGATCAAGAGTGCTGTCAACACCAAAGCACGAGCAGTAATCAGTGACTACAGCCCTGAGAGGAGACGCGCCATCAACACAATTCAGGAaaaggtgatgtgcagagccTAATGTAACATTTTGTGTTTCCAAGAGACACAAAAAACAGACCTATAACGTCCCTCCTTAAGGTGCCCTCTTTTTGTGATTAGTTTCAAGCTCGTACAGCCAAATTTATCCCATTATCTTCTGTTACAACTCAGTATTCTGGAAACAGCAAATATGCGACAGATAGGACAGCAGTTGAATATTAGCCATCTGGCTAACACTGGCACATTTACAGTAATGCTGATCAATGTGCATTGTccctgtaaataaataaaaaataatcaataaaataggCCTTTGGGAGTCACAGCTAGATGGCCAGGTTGGgctcagagatgaagaaagtcACTCggtgggcaggcaggtgagttTCAGCTAAGTCTTTGTTTCCAAAGAGAATCCCAAATCTTTCTTGCTGATGCGGTGCTAGTCCACCTGTGGGCTTTTGACTCCAGAAGGGAAAACAAGCAAACCTGTCAGGCAGAAAGATCGAAACTCCCAAGTAGGAAACAAGAGAGACGAGCCACAAAGATTACTGATCACAAAGGCTGGAGTCAAACAAGGCTGGCCATAAATAGCCACCACCAGTGATTAATACAGCTTCAGTGCTTTGCTAgcatattgttatttttgttacaGTTCAAGTGTTGTGGTGCAGACAGCTATGCCGACTGGTCCCAAAGTGTAGGCTGGGAAAACCACAATGCCGTGCCAgattcttgctgtgtggagaaGAGTGAGGGCTGTGGACAAGACAAGGAGAAAGCGCATAAAAAGGTCTTATGAGAAAACGTTTTAAGCAATTTTCATCTAATTTCTGATGACAAATACTGTATTTTATGACAGTGCGATCCTCCTCAGGGCTGCCTCTGGGCAATTAATTTCTTCCTGATGAAAAATTTGGTGTGGGTTGGTGCTGTCTGCATTGCTCTTGGAATCACAGAGGTACAGTAAACTGCTGCTAGTTCCCTTTGTACACATTTCAGTTTAAAGTCAAATACTTATATTGCAACAGTGAATGTCATATTACTGTGAGAAAGGATAATTTAAAATACCTTTGCCCAAAAGATTAATCTTAATCTGttttccacagaaaaaaaacccccagaaaTGTCAAACATCTCAAGATCAAatgtatcttaaaaaaaaataaaaacatatatcCTAAAGTGATTTATTAATCCAGCTACTATGTATTTATATGGGGTTTCCAGCAATTTGCATGTGCAAAACATATATTAAGCAATATTTCGATGCAGACATTTAAGTAGCAGAGGATGGCTTGAATGATAATAAAGCCTATCTCATCCTGACTGCCTCGGGCGGTGAAATGcagaaataattacattttttcagaATGAGAAAATAACCTTTCGGATGTGTCACTGAGTTCATTTGCTGCCAGTAACTTCTAACCTTTTGCCTGCTGCAGGTTTTCGGAGTTTTAATCGGGGTGTGCTTGTGTCTGGACATTAAAAAGAACTACGAAACCATTCGCTGACGCATCATCACAGCAGCCATAAAGATTTGATATGCTGATTTTCATTTCTACTctattttctctgtattcttgACTGTATCTAGATTCCTTATATTATAACTGATGTTTGAAAGTAgctgaaaaaaatctaattgGCACTTGCTATAATTGCAGCTGGTATCTGACAAAGAGAAATTGATCTGATTATCTGATGATAATTATTAAACAAAATCTCTTTTGGGTGTTGTGGTCTGGCTTAATCTGTTTATTTAAGGTAAGATATTTAAAAACCTTATTGATCCTTATTGATGAGTTTAGGAGTCATCCTGAGCGTAGGTGCCGTGTAACAAATCATTTAACTTTAAAATTGTGATTACATGTCATGTAAGAGCCCGACCAATTCTGTCTCTGCATCAGGAATAATTAATAGTTGCGCCTGACAGTACTGCTGTGCCACtaacaccccaccaccaccaccaccaccctccccacacacacacaaacacaattcaGCTCATTTAATTTgcctttttcactctttgtgatGTCTAAAGACAAGTGTTGGTGCTGTGGACCATTGCAGACTGTATACAAAATATGGACTGTATACAAAATATGGACATATGGACTCCACCATGCCCCTCCTCCCTGACTGTTTTTGAACTCCTGAACTAGGAATCATAAGGAAGGGGTGGATTGGACTGGAACACAGAGGATATTGCAAGCTCCTTTTGTAGGGACTTGTCAGTCACAATACATTAAAGTACCTTGTCATATttcagctatatatatatatatatatatatatatatatatatatatatatatatatatatatatatatatatatatatatatatatatacacacaactTACTGTAAGTCTTGTAACGAAAAAAAGTAttaatagcaaaaataaaattttgtgtAGAATATTATAAATAAGGCCATGCCACAgtaatgaaaaatgtcaaattattcAGGTTTTTATAACTGTTAGTTATACTTTATAACTTATGTTGGTAACTGAACGTGAACAAAGATGGCTACTTttgctaaaaaaataataataaaataaaaaataagccagtgattaattaaaaaataaataattttggaTTCATATAGTCGTTTTctatggtagaaaaaaaaaaaaacgccaaTCAAGCATGGCGGTCATCTGTTTACGACAATTTAAGCAAATAAACTACATTTCCCAGAAATTCCCTACAGGGGGAAATGCGTCCGTTCGCAAAATTGGTCCGACTCAAAGCAAACTCTTAACGGCGCGGAGAGTGGAATGTGTGAGCCTGAAGTCTGAAAGAAAACTGACTGAGAAGTGGATTAATCGGCCACATTGAGACTGAAAATAGAGGTAAAGACACAGATGTACTGCAGCATCATTTACGAACCTACCAATATTAGTAAATCCCTCATATCTAACTCCCCTCAGTAGCTAGCAGGCTGCAGCGTTCGCTTCACGCTAGAAAATAAGCTCAGCTACGTGGGTTCTCTTCAGAATTAGTGTTTAATTTACTTCGACATGaattaaactaagaaaaaaTGGGTATGTAGCTAAGCAGACTTGACTGACTGTCAGATTTATTAATTATATGTAGAAATATTTAAGTTCTCTGTAAATAaggtttcttctgttctttcttCCAGACAGCATGTCAGATGCTTTAATCCAGCGGATAAAGGAgctggaggctgagctggagaagCTCAGGTCGCAGCTGaaagagagcagtggagatggagATGTGGAAATGTTGTCCAGTACATCCCCTAATGAAGGCTGGAAGTTTGATGGGAACACCAGCAGCAGCGGCGGTGgtaaaaaggagagaaagaaagcaggGAAAGACCGTCCTTTTGACTTCTCTGCACACCCCCGGCGCCACGTGGCTCTACGGCTGGCTTACCTGGGGTGGGCTTACCAGGGGTTTGCAGTTCAGGAGAACACGGACAACACAGTGGAGGCCAGACTCTTTGAAGCTCTGCTAAAGACTCGGCTGATTCAGGACCGCCAGAGCTCCAATTACCACCGTTGTGGTCGTACTGATAAAGGAGTCAGCGCTTTTTCCCAAGTGAGTTAGTAAGGATGCGAATTTTCCCCCTCAGATAATCTGCAGAAATTTGATACAGAATTTAACCTAAAAAGAATGGAAGTGAAAAATCAACCTGTACCTTAAAACTGCAAAATTGTACCTTCAGAGTTTAACATTTTTCTTAATACAGGCTCAAACCAATCAGTACTTTCATGTGGTGCTCTCCCCTCCGCAGGTCATAACCATCGACTTGCGCTCCACACAGTTTTGTGGCGGTTTGGGCGTCACGCTCCCTGAAAATGTTGATGTTGgtacaaaagcagcagcagctgctgccgcCTCTGAGCTTCCATATGTGAAGATGCTGAACAGAGTCCTGCCGCAGGACATCAGGGTCTTGGACTGGGCGCCAGTAGCAGAGGGTTTCAGCGCACGCTTTGACTGCCAGTACCGCACGTACTGCTACTACTTCCCTCGAGGATCTCTGGATGTAGGGCTGATGGCTGAAGCTGCTAAAAGGTGGGTGGAGAagatataaaacataaacactgacGTCACTCCTTAAAAGTTTAAGTCCTGATTTGACAAACTCCTGGCACCCGGCAGATACGAGGGGACTCACGACTTTAGGAACCTGTGTAAAATGGATGTGGGCAATGGTGTCCTGCAGTTCGAGAGGACCATCTTATCAGCCACAGTCAAGCCTGCGCAGCCTCAGCATGCCTCCAGCACAGACCAGTATGacctcttcatatttgagaTCAAAGGATTAGCCTTCCTTTACCACCAGGTACTGAGAGAGTTACACTGGGCTGCTTTTCCTACAGTACACCATCATTTTTAGAGCTCTTTTCATCAATAAATTATGTTCATTTAAAGCCATTCATATAAGTGGCTTTtaacagagtttttttttgtctgtgtgcaaaaaattcaaatttagaACAGCTGGTTCAGATGTTTGCATATCAGATGCAGCTTCTCATGCAGTTTGACATTCGGTGGTTTGAGTAATGTAGTGAATTTCCTGTTATGCTGCAGGTACGCTGTATGATGGCAGTCCTTCTCCTGATAGGACAGAAGCTGGAGGCCCCAGACATAATTAATCAGCTCCTGGATGTTGAGAATAACCCCAGAAAGCCCCAGTACAGGTGAACTGACTGCTTGTTTAAGTGGTTCTGCATtaccttaaattaaaaaaaaaaaaaatagaaatatatatatatatatatattcatcatTTGAATTTGTGTCATCTTCAGCATGGCAGTAGACTACCCTTTGGTGCTGTACGACTGCTACTTTGAAGGTCTGagctggaaacaggagagtGAAGAggtgaatcttgtcctgtcggcGCTGCAGCAGCACTGGACCCAGAGCGCAGTGAAGGCCCGCGTCCTGCACGGGATGATCCAGGGTTTGGAGGACAGAGGTGAGAAGTTGCATAAGATgggtaaagatttttttaatggaggTTTAAACGTGGAAGCATAGATTGATTATGAGACAAAGGGTACAGAAGTGTAAACACACTTTCACTGGTCCTGAAAGGGACCGAGATATCCAGAGAGAGAAACCAGCTACAAAGGATACAGTTACAGTTATTTGGCTCCAGTTATGATTTGCATAATTTTAGTTGCTTTGTGgtcatttattgtgttttatagtactttttttgtggtatttttttttgcctaaattTAGCTGATTTGCACATCTGCATGTTTAGTGCCGTGATGATTGTGTTGAGTCACATTTGGAATATTTTACATGCCTTCGGCATCTCATttagttgggtttttttgtgtgaggAGATACATTTACTggtcattttattaggtacacattgCAAGTACCAGGTTGGATGCCCTTTTGTCCTCAgatctgccttaattcttcgtggcatagattcaacaaggtgctagaaacattcctcagagattttgatccataatgatgtgatagcatcacacagttgctgcagatttgtcggctgcacatccatgatatgAATCTCATGTTCCACCGCgtctcaaaggtgctctattggattgaggtcTCATTGCCATGTTCATGAAACCAGTTGGATGGTCTTCTGAAGGCCTTGGTTGTAACCAGTGGTTATTTTAGGTACTgttgccttcatatcagctctgcccattctcctctgaccttaagaaggtattttcacccagagaacttttCCTACTGACACGAGTCAAAATGCCTGCTGTGGAAGTACACGGTACAAACTGTCTCACTGCTCTCCATCCACAGGAGCCGCGTCCTCCAATCAGTGCTGGCTGGTAGAAGGCAGCAGGCAGAGAAATTACCGACCGCTGCTGGAGCGCCCGTGCTGCGAGAGCCTGGAGTCCAGGATAGACCATTTTGTTAAAAGAGGCAGACTGGAACGCGAGGAAGGGGAGAATGGAGGCGAAATGGTCCACAGGGGGAAAAGATCcaaacattcaaacacatcCTCGACTCTGCCTGTTTCTTCAGAGATGTCAAAACAAATTATGGATCAATAAGAAgattaactttatttaaacttaaCAAAGGACTTTacagatttattttgttttaattttccaTGCAAGAAAGTCGAATtgacttttgtttatttactatAAACAGCGCATGGATATTTTGATATGTgttttgctttaaaataaacacattttggggAAAAGGTGGGTGTCGCTGAGTTTTTGTTGACGGGAACTTCAGCTAGACGGAACCAACTTCAACAGAAATAGGAGATGTCGGGTTAATCAGGCGGTGGGACTTGTGAGGCTAAGCAACTAGGCTGTTAGCAGTGAGCAGAGTACCGTGGAATAGTTAAGGACACCGACCAACAGCAGCGCCACAGCTCCGGCTCATTTCTAGGCTTCGTGTTGGGCTGGATGCGGTGAAAATGGCGTCGTTGTTGTTTGAGCTCCTTCTGACCTGATTAACACCTGTGCTAACGTTAGCCTGTTAGCAACCCTGGTGGTTGGTGGTGTTGTTTACCGCACCAGCCCCCGGTGCTTCCGCTCTGCCCGGACTACCACTGTGCATCCAGCCGATTTAAGGACACTCTCGCTCTGACAAGGTAAAGCAGAAATCCCCTTGTATGAGTCTGTTTTAATAGCTGTGACAAAATGACGTGATGTTAACAACCGGCCATTCTTCGGTGGACTGTGAGTCTGAATCGAGACCGAGCTGTTGAGCCTTtaagggttttattttttaccggTGTTTGATACAGAATAACCTCAAAGCTGACCCCGAATCCAGTCAAACCAGTTTGACTTTGCATAGCTGGTACAATGTGAGGTATGTAGTTAGCCTAATCCCACAGCAGGGGGCGTGTTGTGAAACCTCATGACGTTCTTCAGAGGGAGAAGCTgaagattttaaaaatctaatgaGCATTTTAAGTAATATTGTAGTAACTACTCATATACGTTTATTAACATTGTAAAAGTTACAGTAGTCTGCAGAATGCTTGAGTCTCCTcttatttctttctattttgcttccaagaagccagacCTTCATGTAATTtgtaaagtggtcttgagcaatagttctccagcctTTATGAAGGTCCTGAAAAGTTATTCTTTGGAcagtggctgctttttcacaaaTTTTCATACCAATGATTTGTTTGTTAAGCACACTGACTTATAAATAATTTAGGCATCTAACTTAAGGGATAAATCTGTTATCGACATATAACAGTCAACTTTGCAAAGAATGTTAAATTCCATCCGTCTTCTTCCTCTTAAACAATTCGGGGTCACAgtggggactggagcctattccagctgccatggggcgagaggcaggttacacccaATGTTAAATTGTAAATGTACTCGTTCTTAtctagcgcttttctactctacttgagcactcaaagcgctttatacaacatgccttcattcacccattcatgcaagcacttttttaaaagtgttttctatctaacattcacacacattcattggAATGCAACTTAGGGTTACTAtaagtcatggattggcctcctcagaagctggacctcaacattgctgaagagctttgaatttccttcaagaagcctggagaactattcctgaagtttaaaagaaattacaagaaaggtGGCCTAAAAGCTTCCCATTTATTAgtgtgcttatttatttatgtatttatttctgatgTTGATTctccattttgtgccattttaaTAAGTAGCTGTtctaaagttttttgttttttgtttttgttttttttatcaaacTATCTTCGAACATTAAGCCAGTGCAAAGTTAATGTGACATGGCAGATAAACATCATCCACTGCTATTAGTAAATGTCATCTTCCTCTCTGATAGGCCCACAGCTGTCAGCAGGGCTATATCAGTGCATCCCTTGTGTAATTACTTTACTGACTTTGCCTGgatgcatttttgtgtgtttgtttaaagaTGTACCTGGTGGGACTGACAGGAGGCATTGCCTCTGGGAAAAGCGCTGTGTCTTCAATGCTGCGGGAGCTCGGATGCCCTATTATTGATGCTGATGTCGTGGCCAGGAAAGGTAGGTGAATATCTCTCCCCAGCAAAACTGTTTACATGACGAACACAAATTCAACATGAAATATTGGTCAGAGGTGTCATCAAGCTGAAGCCGTCTTCAGGCGTCAGTCTCTCATATAACCCGGTTCATTAGGACGAGTGCTTGCAGAGAGCACATGAATCATGAAGGATGTCTCTGCTGACTGCAGATGATGTTTTAGTTATGCggtgaagataaaaaaaaaaggtcacagaaCTAGGTGAAGAGTGCACGGCTGCATATAGGAGAAATCTAAGATATTTGGCAAATGATTTCATTACGTTTGGGTGACAAGTCTGTTCCAGTTATCATCTCCACCTTTTCCCGCtctgttttttactttttaacagCTTATACCAACtgggtttgtttgcttttgtttcttaTCCACAGTTGTTGAGCCGCACACTTGTGCCTATTCCCGCATCGTGCATCACTTTGGGCCAGAGATTCTGCTCAAGAACGGAGAGATCGACAGGCAGAAGCTGGGCCAACTCATCTTTGCCAAcgaggagaagaggaagctgCTAAACTCCATCACCCACCCAGAGATTCATAAAGCAATGCTGAAAGAGATCCTGCTCTACTTTCTCAGAGGTGAGGGAGGAATCATGTCTGGCGGAAAAGGAAAGGGAAGATTATCTACTGTAAGTGAGCCAAGGCAGTTTTTTTGCAGTGTAGGTGGAGCAAGAGACAACACCAAACTTTCTATTTGTAAAACAAATATAGGAGATATTTGAACATTACCATTAAAAGTAATTCATTAAGACTCCCATGATACTCTCAGTGCATTAAATTCTTTATCATCTCAAGGTATCACACAtggctttaaataaactttatataAACCACTTGTTATATGATCCTAAAGGAGTGCCATCACACCTACAGTacaagtcaaaagtttggacacactcacccagtgggtgtgtttgttgtgtggaTTTCACAATGGAAGGTAAAAGTATACTGtgggaaaaatatgaagaggttaaacacaatacagagtgaaaacaagacagctgctgcagacaaagcagcGGGGTCACTGTACTTGAGGGGAGAAGTGCCTTGAAGTctttggtcagtaagactggaaacTACCTACCATATTAATAAACTTTAGCCTCTTTGAAGTCAGGAAATGAAGCCACTAAGAATATTTACTGTGTAAGTTAACAGATTTATCAATATCGCAACTCTGTTATTAAGACACAGGAGAATATGATgaattataataaaatatttgaccTTTAAAGGTTATGTTTAATAATGcttataaaatgttaaaattgtttgcagccaacaggaaaaaaaatcagtgaataaAGTTGCGTCTAAGGGTCTAGATTTATTATAGATGCTCATCAGGGGAAGTCAGAGACTTTAGATACTATTGAAAAACTAGACCCTCCTACTATCCACACACAGAGATCCAAAGAGGAGTGGTGATTCTATTTAACTATTGATTGGCCAGCGTCCtgagttcaaatccaccatctggccagagcctctctgtgtggagtttgcatgttctccctgagcctgcgtgggttctcttcaggtactccggtttcctcccacagttccaAGACATGCAGTTTgaggggttaggttaattggtgattctaaattgctcataggtgtgaatatgacacacacacacacacacacacacacacacacacacacacacacacacacacacacacacactggcgacctgtccagggtggaccctgcttctcgccctatggcagctgggagaCTCTATGGATGGGTGGCTGGATGaatgattggtcagtaggtggtgATTTTGTACCTGCGGATCACTAATCACAAACACATTAGGTCTgcagcatcagttaccatgACAGTGTACCCTGGTAAGAAGTGAACTTCCTTCCTCATACAGAAAAGTTACCTGGTTAATCTCAAACCCTGCTCAGGGAACAGGgttcttttgtaatttgtagAACCCTATGCAGCGGGGTTTAGGAGCACTGGTCACCCATCACAGCAAGTTAACCAAATGAAGCATACCCtgttataaatatttatttgactATACTAGGAGGCATAATTTACAAACTAAACACCATGCTGCATTTAGTAAGACTTGGAGTTAGCGATTGAGCTCATAAAGTTTTTACTGATGTCATAGATTAAGGAAGACAGGTGtcagttttctttataaactTCTGTTGCAACTGCATTGGTTTCACCTTACAGACCTGTGATGATgtccatctttaatatacagtctgtgattttttttttgacttcaCTGTCAGTAAATTGTTTCACACAGCCTCCCCTCCCCCCTCTCTCACTAGGGTACCGCTATGTGGTGCTGGATGTGCCGCTTCTTTTTGAAACTAGAAGGCTCACTCGCTTTTTGAACCACACTGTTGTGGTTTACTGGTAAGACTGCTGCTCAGTTTTTTCCCATCACCTTGGAGTCTTATTTTGAGGCTATTTACATTGTTCATTTTTGAAATCATTAACCATTTTGAGGCATGTTTGAAAGAAAGTGGCCTTTAAACCGAGctctttgtgttctttattGACGTGATTCACTgcctctggatttttttttttaacaaggcaCAATTGATGCACCATAAATAACCTCCATTGTCTGTTCCCTTTCAGTGACCCTGCCACTCAGCTTTCGCGCCTGATGCAGAGGGACGGCCTGACCCAGGAGCAGGCTGAGCAGCGTGTGGCCGCACAAATGCCGCTCAATGAAAAAGCGTGgcttggccaatcatgttattgaGAATTCAGGCAGCCGGGAGGACACTCACCGGCAGGTCCTGCGGCTCCACACAAGCTAGAGGACTCCATGGACTTCCTCCTAGTCAGGGTCATTGCCATTGTTGCCACTGCAGGTTTGGGTGGGCTGCTGCTCTATGCTGCAAAGATACTGTTGTCCCtaacagaggaaagaaagatttttttttcgggGGGAGGTTAGTCCAAGATGTGGTCAAATTTGAGGGTGTGAATAGAAGCGGGCAAAAGCAGGTCGGCGGTATTGATGCAATTTACTGTGAAATTAGTTTCACAGCACTACAGCACAGCCATACGACGGGCTCTGCTGACAGTTAACATGACTTACATTACTGACAAAACTTGCACTGGCAAATGTGGTTTAGTGTGAAAGACTTCTCTGTGAAATTTATGTTGGTTTCCCTCAGAGAgcaaaaaaataatatgaaGGCGATACTGTCAAGGTTCAGCTGCTGTATAGCGCCTGCATTTTTGCTCAGTTATGAGAGTGATTTTTCTCAGCTGTGACAGGAGATCAGAGCGTAAATGCTGGTAAATCTTATTTCGGTGTAGCAGTGCACACACGCTAAACACaactaacttaaaaaaaaaaaacaaatgtccaGACAGATTATTGAAGAACTAagagattttattttgttacacCTTTTACACCATGTTAGATGATCCAATTTTAGAAatgttttgctattttattttttaaatctatagAGACATGAAGAGAGCAAAAGAACAAGTGGAAATCTTGAATATCCCTAATAGAAGTATATTAATTTAAATCCCCTGTACTACACTAAATGGTTAAATAGGAATGACGTGATGCTTACAGAATGTGTAAAGATTGTGTCATGAAGATATATGAGAGAATGTATTTGACAATCCATTTTTGATGGGAACAATAATATTTCCTATTTATCACTGTATTTTCTTACACTTGAAGTTGTCCTCTGTAAATACTGagtgtgggatttttttttttctttgcacctTTCAACTAAAATACTACATTGTAACCTTATGCTtaacttaaataaaaatgatccaaCACCTCAGTTTTAAAGTAGCCGTCTGCTTCATAGTTTGATGttatgcattcagagatgctcttctgcatattcaacaaggtgttttttttttttttttacccagagagtggctgctcactggatatttcctctttttttcggactgttctctgtaaatcctagagaCGGTTGTGtcggaaaatcccagcagatgagCAGTTTCTCAAATAATCaaaccag is a window encoding:
- the dcakd gene encoding LOW QUALITY PROTEIN: dephospho-CoA kinase domain-containing protein (The sequence of the model RefSeq protein was modified relative to this genomic sequence to represent the inferred CDS: inserted 1 base in 1 codon; deleted 1 base in 1 codon) — translated: MYLVGLTGGIASGKSAVSSMLRELGCPIIDADVVARKVVEPHTCAYSRIVHHFGPEILLKNGEIDRQKLGQLIFANEEKRKLLNSITHPEIHKAMLKEILLYFLRGYRYVVLDVPLLFETRRLTRFLNHTVVVYCDPATQLSRLMQRDGLTQEQAEQRVAAQMPLNEKRGLANHVIENSGSREDTHRQVLRLHXKLEDSMDFLLVRVIAIVATAGLGGLLLYAAKILLSLTEERKIFFSGGG
- the pus3 gene encoding tRNA pseudouridine(38/39) synthase, with translation MSDALIQRIKELEAELEKLRSQLKESSGDGDVEMLSSTSPNEGWKFDGNTSSSGGGKKERKKAGKDRPFDFSAHPRRHVALRLAYLGWAYQGFAVQENTDNTVEARLFEALLKTRLIQDRQSSNYHRCGRTDKGVSAFSQVITIDLRSTQFCGGLGVTLPENVDVGTKAAAAAAASELPYVKMLNRVLPQDIRVLDWAPVAEGFSARFDCQYRTYCYYFPRGSLDVGLMAEAAKRYEGTHDFRNLCKMDVGNGVLQFERTILSATVKPAQPQHASSTDQYDLFIFEIKGLAFLYHQVRCMMAVLLLIGQKLEAPDIINQLLDVENNPRKPQYSMAVDYPLVLYDCYFEGLSWKQESEEVNLVLSALQQHWTQSAVKARVLHGMIQGLEDRGAASSNQCWLVEGSRQRNYRPLLERPCCESLESRIDHFVKRGRLEREEGENGGEMVHRGKRSKHSNTSSTLPVSSEMSKQIMDQ
- the LOC115798858 gene encoding CD63 antigen-like; translated protein: MCMSFGLKCCFIFFNTLFLLSGVALITIGVLQYSTYSEIGSFTGSNLSQIAIVLIAVGVTIAFVSLLGHIGAFFNNSSMVACFICILIVIILLEVLTGAAFYIFRSRTALLQIKSAVNTKARAVISDYSPERRRAINTIQEKFKCCGADSYADWSQSVGWENHNAVPDSCCVEKSEGCGQDKEKAHKKGCLWAINFFLMKNLVWVGAVCIALGITEVFGVLIGVCLCLDIKKNYETIR